Proteins encoded within one genomic window of Mycolicibacterium monacense:
- a CDS encoding glycosyltransferase family 2 protein, with product MPTEAGRPTMTADAQGNTGDFASSDADPVLSLVCTTVGRPEALRWLAASVAASEMAERVEFVLVDQSVDQSCTEVIRAMNLPGPVHVTTSGRGASAGRNAGTPLATAPILGYPDDNCWYPPQTLRAVVETLAEHPELSGVGGIQITADGRPSMLRWRDRPDVITRRNFMHTSICSTVFLRRTALPSAAPFDEWIGTGSPGRRGAGEESDLLLRIIAAGHTLGYRPELKIYQDDHRDEPTEAFIEKMHKYGVGNGHLWRRHRLAPHRLAYYSARKLVGAGLHTVRREPVLARADLAYLSGQLRGWLGTES from the coding sequence ATGCCGACGGAAGCGGGCCGGCCGACGATGACCGCCGACGCGCAAGGCAACACGGGCGACTTTGCCAGCTCCGACGCCGATCCGGTGCTGTCCCTGGTGTGCACCACGGTCGGGCGGCCAGAGGCGCTGCGGTGGCTCGCGGCGTCGGTCGCCGCGAGCGAGATGGCAGAACGCGTCGAGTTCGTCCTCGTCGACCAGAGCGTCGACCAGTCGTGCACCGAGGTCATCCGTGCGATGAACCTGCCGGGTCCGGTACACGTAACGACCAGCGGGCGGGGCGCCTCGGCCGGACGCAACGCCGGTACGCCGCTGGCGACCGCGCCGATCCTGGGCTACCCCGACGACAACTGCTGGTATCCGCCGCAGACGCTGCGCGCGGTGGTCGAGACCCTCGCAGAACATCCGGAGCTCAGCGGTGTCGGGGGAATCCAGATCACCGCCGACGGCCGGCCGTCGATGCTGCGGTGGCGCGACCGTCCCGACGTGATCACCAGGCGCAACTTCATGCACACCTCGATCTGTTCGACGGTGTTCCTGCGCCGCACCGCCCTGCCGTCGGCCGCACCGTTCGACGAGTGGATCGGCACCGGCTCACCGGGCCGGCGCGGTGCGGGGGAGGAATCCGACCTGCTGCTGCGCATCATCGCCGCCGGGCACACCCTGGGCTACCGGCCGGAGCTGAAGATCTACCAGGACGATCACCGCGACGAGCCCACCGAGGCGTTCATCGAGAAGATGCACAAGTACGGGGTCGGCAACGGCCATCTGTGGCGCAGGCACCGGCTCGCGCCCCACCGGTTGGCCTACTACTCGGCGCGCAAACTGGTCGGTGCGGGGCTGCACACGGTACGGCGGGAACCGGTGCTCGCCCGCGCGGATCTGGCCTATCTGTCCGGTCAGCTGAGGGGCTGGCTGGGCACCGAGTCATGA
- a CDS encoding glycosyltransferase family 87 protein, whose amino-acid sequence MARLVPESRAVRHAAVAAAVGAAVLLTVFYAGKVWRERTRWDAVAPCPVPGCRDAAMVDFRDTIWLPTKWLLAGGDPYDGAAYAAQFPFAQDFPTYTPGHLALWLPFGALPWQAAVALAIMVNVAVVVAVGAWAGGRLVREWRSPAAATRAEWIAGAAVGIAVLWLARTVADAIGYGQPSVLYGLLAAPALLAKRPSTATLCTAVTCLKPHIGVFVVIILIAQRRWRTAFSGMLLASAVSLPIALWAAGGPSGLMRWLETLGGNVSGSSARRTVEYLGERIDVVGSALDFGVPLGSWATMLVLAVGVIAVILAVRSAERLDQPLIGIALASCIALLAFYHISYDAMWLLVPTAFAIAAVCKAGDRRVAVATLPGLAAIGAAAWASRWHPVDVVLGPGTTITVMRAMLILGTVAVAVGLWRIRIPADTESRVTARGT is encoded by the coding sequence GTGGCCCGACTCGTACCGGAGTCTCGAGCCGTACGACACGCCGCGGTTGCCGCCGCGGTGGGCGCCGCCGTCCTGCTCACGGTGTTCTATGCCGGCAAGGTGTGGCGGGAACGCACCCGGTGGGACGCGGTGGCGCCGTGTCCGGTCCCCGGCTGCCGGGATGCGGCCATGGTGGACTTCCGCGACACGATCTGGCTGCCGACCAAGTGGCTGCTCGCCGGCGGCGACCCGTACGACGGTGCCGCGTACGCCGCTCAGTTCCCCTTCGCCCAGGACTTCCCCACCTACACCCCAGGTCACCTGGCCCTGTGGCTGCCGTTCGGCGCACTCCCGTGGCAGGCGGCGGTCGCGCTGGCGATCATGGTCAACGTCGCCGTCGTCGTGGCCGTCGGCGCATGGGCCGGCGGGCGGTTGGTGCGCGAATGGCGCTCACCTGCGGCTGCCACCCGCGCCGAATGGATCGCAGGCGCGGCCGTCGGGATCGCGGTGTTGTGGTTGGCGCGCACCGTCGCCGATGCGATCGGTTACGGACAGCCCTCGGTGCTCTACGGCCTGCTGGCCGCACCTGCGCTTCTCGCCAAACGGCCTTCGACTGCGACGTTGTGCACGGCGGTCACCTGCCTCAAACCCCATATCGGGGTGTTCGTGGTCATCATCCTGATCGCCCAGAGACGTTGGCGCACAGCCTTTTCCGGCATGCTCCTGGCCTCCGCCGTATCGCTCCCGATCGCGCTGTGGGCTGCCGGCGGCCCGTCCGGGCTGATGCGTTGGCTCGAGACGCTCGGCGGCAACGTCAGCGGCTCCTCCGCGCGCCGCACCGTGGAGTACCTCGGTGAGCGCATCGACGTCGTCGGCAGCGCACTGGATTTCGGCGTACCGCTTGGGTCCTGGGCGACGATGCTCGTGCTGGCGGTCGGCGTGATCGCGGTGATCCTCGCCGTCCGGTCGGCCGAGCGACTCGACCAGCCCCTCATCGGCATCGCGCTCGCCTCGTGCATCGCGCTGCTGGCCTTCTACCACATCAGCTACGACGCCATGTGGCTCCTCGTGCCGACCGCGTTCGCCATCGCCGCGGTGTGCAAGGCCGGCGACCGTCGCGTCGCCGTCGCGACGCTCCCCGGCCTCGCGGCCATCGGTGCGGCGGCGTGGGCGTCGCGATGGCATCCGGTCGACGTCGTCCTCGGGCCCGGCACCACCATCACGGTGATGCGCGCCATGTTGATCCTCGGCACAGTCGCCGTCGCGGTCGGCCTCTGGCGCATCCGGATCCCGGCGGATACGGAATCGAGGGTCACCGCCCGCGGGACCTAG
- a CDS encoding biotin--[acetyl-CoA-carboxylase] ligase: protein MNTEHRPPLDVTRLRASLGEGWRTFDVVDETGSTNADLLARAAAGEDVAGSVLLTEFQSAGRGRHGRQWTAPPRSQVAMSVAVDAGGVRPDAWGWLPLLTGVAVRDAVAEVSAVEAGLKWPNDVLVGEGKLAGILAEVAAPQHVVIVGIGLNVTLSAAEAPDPRATSLTMLGARNHDRTALAAALLRNLGTRIARWRRAGGADEGLIADYRRHSLTLGREVTATLPGDRRLDGTATDIDDLGRLTITTGRDSVTVAAGDITHLRPGPARA from the coding sequence GTGAACACCGAGCATCGCCCGCCACTGGACGTCACCCGCCTGCGGGCCTCCCTCGGCGAGGGCTGGCGGACCTTCGATGTCGTCGACGAAACCGGGTCCACCAACGCCGACCTCCTCGCCCGCGCGGCCGCCGGGGAAGACGTGGCGGGCAGTGTCCTGCTCACGGAATTTCAGAGTGCCGGCCGCGGCAGGCACGGCCGCCAGTGGACGGCGCCCCCGCGCTCACAGGTGGCGATGTCGGTCGCCGTCGACGCCGGCGGTGTGCGGCCCGACGCCTGGGGGTGGTTGCCGCTGTTGACCGGGGTGGCGGTACGCGACGCCGTCGCGGAAGTGTCCGCGGTCGAGGCCGGCCTCAAGTGGCCCAACGACGTACTCGTCGGCGAAGGCAAGCTGGCCGGCATCCTCGCCGAGGTCGCCGCCCCGCAGCATGTGGTGATCGTGGGCATCGGCCTCAATGTGACGTTGAGCGCGGCCGAGGCACCCGATCCGCGCGCGACCTCGTTGACCATGCTCGGCGCCCGGAATCACGACCGCACCGCGCTCGCCGCGGCGCTCCTGCGCAACCTCGGCACCCGGATCGCCCGGTGGCGCCGCGCTGGAGGCGCCGACGAGGGCCTCATCGCCGACTACCGCAGGCACAGCCTGACCCTGGGGCGGGAGGTGACCGCCACCCTGCCCGGCGATCGACGTCTGGATGGGACGGCGACCGACATCGACGACCTCGGCAGGCTGACCATCACCACCGGACGGGATTCGGTCACGGTCGCCGCCGGTGACATCACCCATCTGCGGCCCGGGCCCGCACGCGCGTAA
- a CDS encoding glycosyltransferase: MTDTLVRDHVGTAVRVGQVHIVLPAYNEEGSLRPLLERIDRLAASQPLTVWVIDDGSADRTAAVAARGPAGLDVNVVTHEVNLGLGQAIQTGLRSVLAVAADDDVLVVMDADDTHDPTLVAALVGEIDKGADIAICSRFTNGGDDTTAPPLRRLMSRGAAHMFRVVAKVDGVRDFTSGYRAYRVSLLRRATGHWGERLVVEQGFACMVELLLKLRHCNPRIAEVPLVLQYDRKQGASKLKLARTLKQYFKLLVRESFTPAPYRQV, encoded by the coding sequence ATGACAGACACGCTCGTTCGCGACCACGTCGGCACCGCGGTCCGCGTCGGACAGGTGCACATCGTGTTGCCGGCCTACAACGAAGAAGGATCCCTGCGCCCACTCCTCGAGCGCATCGACCGCCTGGCCGCGTCTCAACCGCTCACCGTCTGGGTGATCGATGACGGTTCCGCGGACAGGACCGCCGCGGTCGCCGCGAGGGGTCCCGCGGGTCTCGATGTCAACGTGGTGACCCACGAGGTGAATCTCGGCCTCGGACAGGCCATTCAGACCGGCCTGCGGTCGGTCCTCGCGGTTGCCGCCGACGACGACGTGCTCGTGGTGATGGACGCCGACGACACCCACGACCCCACTCTCGTCGCCGCGCTGGTCGGCGAGATCGACAAGGGTGCCGACATCGCCATCTGCTCACGGTTCACCAACGGAGGTGACGACACCACGGCCCCGCCCCTGCGGCGTCTGATGTCGCGGGGGGCGGCGCACATGTTCCGCGTGGTCGCGAAGGTCGACGGTGTCCGCGATTTCACCAGCGGTTATCGCGCATACCGGGTTTCGCTGCTGCGCCGTGCCACCGGCCACTGGGGTGAGCGGCTCGTCGTCGAGCAGGGCTTCGCCTGCATGGTGGAACTCCTCCTCAAGCTGCGGCACTGCAATCCGCGCATCGCCGAGGTGCCGCTGGTCCTGCAGTACGACCGCAAGCAGGGTGCGAGCAAGCTGAAGTTGGCACGCACGCTCAAGCAGTACTTCAAACTGCTTGTCCGTGAGTCCTTCACCCCCGCGCCCTACCGGCAGGTCTAG
- a CDS encoding NAD(P)/FAD-dependent oxidoreductase, translating to MSTPVEPGPVVVIGGGISGLTAAYRLARASIPVRLVESAGQLGGLGMGGEIGGVEIERFYHCVMPTDEHLLPLLEELGLAADIGWQQTTMGMNIDSRRYPFNSAVDLLRFTPLRFTQRIRFGAVSLLLRRLGRGKDLDNTRTEDWLRGVYGPTVWQRLLRPLFGAKFGDAFGEVPARYLYQRLGRESNVATRGYPLGTYRSIVDRLRESIESDGGRVDLGVGVQSVRADGDGATVRLDTGEEIAAQSVVSTVPIPLLRSLSDEPLRAELPEIRLDYQGVVNAVFLLDRPLDGHYWAPVINCGTDFDGVVEMSALTGTERYGGRTLVYVMHYCGRDSALFAEPDTEIARRWTAQLRALYPDRLADAGAVEQVRVFKAPFVEPIPTLGYHARMPMSRVSDTNVFLATTAQIYPEVTSWNSSVGLAGRVVREVIDNRESARRRTVANA from the coding sequence ATGTCCACACCGGTCGAGCCGGGGCCCGTCGTGGTCATCGGCGGCGGGATATCGGGTCTGACGGCGGCCTACCGGCTGGCCCGCGCGTCGATTCCGGTCCGCCTCGTCGAAAGTGCCGGACAGCTCGGCGGATTGGGTATGGGTGGCGAGATCGGCGGCGTCGAGATCGAACGCTTCTACCACTGTGTGATGCCCACCGACGAACATCTCCTTCCCCTGCTCGAGGAGCTCGGGCTCGCCGCGGACATCGGCTGGCAGCAGACGACGATGGGTATGAACATCGACAGCCGCCGATATCCCTTCAACAGCGCCGTGGACCTGCTGCGGTTCACCCCGCTGCGGTTCACCCAGCGGATCCGGTTCGGAGCGGTCTCGCTGCTGTTGCGCCGGCTCGGGCGCGGGAAGGACCTCGACAACACCAGAACCGAGGACTGGCTGCGCGGCGTGTACGGCCCCACCGTGTGGCAGCGCCTGCTCAGACCGTTGTTCGGCGCGAAGTTCGGTGACGCCTTCGGTGAGGTCCCCGCCCGCTACCTCTATCAGCGCCTCGGCCGGGAGAGCAACGTCGCCACCCGCGGCTATCCGCTGGGTACGTACCGCTCGATCGTCGACCGCTTGAGGGAGTCCATCGAATCCGACGGCGGACGTGTCGATTTGGGCGTGGGGGTGCAGAGCGTGAGGGCCGACGGCGACGGCGCGACCGTTCGTCTGGACACCGGCGAGGAGATCGCCGCGCAATCGGTCGTGTCGACCGTGCCGATCCCGCTGCTGCGCTCGCTGTCGGACGAGCCGCTGCGGGCCGAGCTGCCCGAGATCCGACTCGACTACCAGGGCGTGGTGAACGCGGTCTTCCTGCTCGACCGGCCACTCGACGGGCACTACTGGGCGCCGGTGATCAACTGCGGCACCGACTTCGACGGTGTGGTGGAGATGTCGGCGCTCACCGGCACCGAGCGCTACGGCGGACGGACGCTGGTGTACGTGATGCACTACTGCGGACGGGACTCGGCGTTGTTCGCCGAACCGGACACCGAGATCGCGCGCCGCTGGACTGCCCAACTGCGGGCGCTCTACCCCGACCGGCTGGCCGACGCCGGGGCGGTCGAACAGGTGCGCGTGTTCAAAGCGCCCTTCGTGGAGCCGATTCCGACACTGGGTTACCACGCACGCATGCCCATGAGCCGGGTCAGTGACACGAACGTCTTCCTGGCCACCACGGCGCAGATCTACCCCGAGGTCACGAGCTGGAATTCGTCGGTGGGACTCGCCGGCCGCGTGGTGCGCGAGGTGATCGACAACCGCGAGTCGGCCAGGCGCCGGACGGTGGCCAATGCTTGA
- a CDS encoding sugar transferase, whose protein sequence is MLDSSARVQAAEILSVLGGTTFAVAVSSDVAVHRETWVRVIFGVGMVAAWAVLLTAQRSSDPKILGRGFEEYKRVLVATGKLLGLVAVVLLVTGSPLPRQTLLIAIATGLGGCMLAHLMSTVVLLRQRIHPDGQRTRLLLVGTRAEADRVAAAVAEDARAGYEVVAFHALGARSNELVSVTGGSEVPGESPEEPVVDTAEITELARVHQAQSVVITSADRLSDECLRDLRWALHPYGIDLMVVPGVAAVAQPKLSLERLNGLSLLRVDEPGYSSLSALGKALFDRLLSLVLLVVAAPLFVVVAALIKLEDGGPVFYRPARVGRHGEPFRMWKFRSMQPEADARLAEVRALSGKSGDAFYKWAHDPRVTRIGRALRRTSLDELPQLINVVVGEMSLIGPRPMVDGEGAEFPGFVERRLLVKPGMTGLWQVSGRSDISEQDRVRLDLYYVENWSMDQDLRILARTAVTVARGRGAY, encoded by the coding sequence ATGCTTGACAGCAGCGCCAGAGTGCAGGCCGCCGAAATACTCAGTGTGCTCGGCGGAACCACGTTCGCGGTCGCGGTCAGCTCCGACGTCGCCGTGCACCGGGAGACCTGGGTACGCGTCATCTTCGGTGTCGGCATGGTGGCGGCGTGGGCGGTGTTGCTGACCGCGCAGAGGTCCAGCGACCCGAAGATCCTGGGCCGCGGATTCGAGGAGTACAAGCGCGTCCTGGTGGCCACCGGCAAGCTCCTCGGCCTCGTCGCCGTGGTCCTCCTGGTCACCGGCAGCCCGCTTCCGCGCCAGACCCTGCTGATCGCGATCGCCACGGGCCTCGGCGGATGCATGCTGGCGCATCTAATGAGCACCGTCGTCCTCCTCCGGCAGCGGATCCACCCGGACGGGCAGCGCACCCGCCTCCTCCTGGTCGGCACCCGCGCCGAGGCGGACCGCGTCGCGGCCGCGGTGGCCGAGGACGCCCGCGCGGGCTACGAGGTCGTCGCGTTCCACGCACTGGGTGCCCGCTCGAACGAATTGGTCAGCGTCACAGGCGGTTCCGAGGTACCCGGCGAGAGCCCCGAGGAACCGGTGGTGGACACCGCCGAGATCACGGAGTTGGCCAGGGTGCATCAAGCGCAGTCGGTGGTCATCACCTCCGCCGACCGGTTGAGCGACGAGTGCCTGCGCGATCTGCGGTGGGCGCTGCATCCGTACGGCATCGACCTGATGGTGGTGCCGGGCGTGGCCGCGGTCGCCCAGCCGAAGCTCAGTCTGGAACGGCTGAACGGACTTTCGCTGCTACGGGTGGACGAACCGGGTTACTCGTCGTTGTCCGCACTGGGCAAGGCACTGTTCGACCGCCTTCTGTCGCTGGTCCTGCTCGTCGTGGCCGCACCTCTGTTCGTGGTGGTCGCCGCCCTGATCAAACTCGAGGACGGTGGTCCGGTGTTCTACCGGCCAGCCCGCGTCGGGCGGCACGGGGAACCCTTCCGGATGTGGAAGTTCCGGTCGATGCAGCCCGAGGCCGACGCACGCCTGGCCGAGGTGCGCGCACTGTCCGGCAAGTCCGGCGACGCGTTCTACAAGTGGGCGCACGACCCACGGGTCACCCGGATCGGCAGGGCGCTGCGCCGCACCAGCCTCGACGAACTGCCCCAGCTCATCAACGTCGTCGTCGGTGAGATGAGCCTGATCGGACCCCGGCCGATGGTCGACGGCGAGGGCGCCGAGTTCCCCGGGTTCGTCGAGCGCCGACTCCTGGTGAAACCGGGGATGACCGGTCTGTGGCAGGTGTCGGGCCGTTCGGACATCAGCGAACAGGACCGCGTCCGGCTCGACCTGTACTACGTGGAGAACTGGTCGATGGATCAGGACCTGCGGATCCTGGCCAGGACCGCGGTGACCGTTGCCCGCGGCCGCGGCGCCTACTGA
- a CDS encoding acyl-CoA dehydrogenase: MAGWTGNPSFDVFQLPEEHQELRAAIRALAEKEIAPYAADVDEQMRFPQEALDALNASGFNAVHVPEEYGGQGADSVAACIVIEEVARIDASASLIPAVNKLGTMGLILRGSEELKQKVLPDLVEGQLASYALSEREAGSDAASMRTRAKADGDDWILNGAKAWITNGGKSSWYTVMAVTDPDKGANGISAFMVHIDDEGFTVGPKERKLGIKGSPTTELYFENCRIPGDRIVGEPGTGFKTALATLDHTRPTIGAQAVGIAQGAVDAAIAYTKDRKQFGTSISDFQGVQFMLADMAMKVEAARLMVYSAAARAERGEGNLGFISAASKCFASDVAMEVTTDAVQLFGGAGYTVDFPVERMMRDAKITQIYEGTNQIQRVVMSRALLR, translated from the coding sequence ATGGCTGGTTGGACCGGAAACCCGTCCTTCGACGTGTTCCAGTTGCCCGAGGAACACCAGGAGCTGCGCGCGGCGATCCGCGCACTCGCCGAGAAGGAGATCGCCCCGTACGCGGCGGACGTCGACGAGCAGATGCGGTTCCCGCAGGAGGCGTTGGACGCTCTCAACGCCTCGGGCTTCAACGCGGTGCACGTACCCGAGGAGTACGGCGGCCAGGGCGCCGATTCGGTGGCGGCGTGCATCGTCATCGAGGAGGTCGCGCGGATCGACGCGTCGGCGTCGCTGATCCCCGCGGTCAACAAGCTCGGCACCATGGGCCTGATCCTGCGCGGCTCCGAGGAGTTGAAGCAGAAGGTGCTGCCGGACCTCGTCGAGGGCCAGTTGGCCTCCTATGCGCTGTCCGAACGTGAGGCGGGTAGCGACGCCGCGTCGATGCGCACCCGCGCCAAGGCCGACGGCGACGACTGGATCCTCAACGGCGCCAAGGCGTGGATCACCAACGGCGGCAAGTCGTCCTGGTACACCGTGATGGCGGTGACCGATCCCGACAAGGGCGCCAACGGCATCTCGGCGTTCATGGTGCACATCGACGACGAGGGTTTCACCGTCGGCCCCAAGGAGCGCAAGCTCGGCATCAAGGGTTCGCCCACGACCGAGCTGTACTTCGAGAACTGCCGCATCCCGGGGGACCGGATCGTCGGCGAGCCGGGCACCGGCTTCAAGACCGCACTCGCGACACTCGACCACACCCGCCCGACCATCGGCGCCCAGGCCGTCGGCATCGCCCAGGGCGCGGTCGACGCGGCGATCGCCTACACCAAGGACCGCAAGCAGTTCGGCACGTCGATCAGCGACTTCCAGGGTGTGCAGTTCATGCTCGCCGACATGGCGATGAAGGTGGAGGCCGCCCGGCTGATGGTGTACTCGGCCGCCGCCCGCGCCGAACGCGGTGAGGGCAATCTCGGCTTCATCTCCGCGGCGAGCAAGTGCTTCGCCTCCGACGTCGCGATGGAGGTGACCACCGATGCGGTGCAGCTGTTCGGCGGCGCCGGCTACACCGTGGACTTCCCGGTCGAGCGGATGATGCGCGACGCCAAGATCACCCAGATCTACGAGGGCACGAATCAGATTCAGCGCGTGGTGATGTCGCGGGCGCTGCTGCGCTGA
- the purE gene encoding 5-(carboxyamino)imidazole ribonucleotide mutase, whose product MNAPAPRVGVIMGSDSDWSVMADAAEALAEFEVAFEVGVVSAHRTPGRMLDYARTAADRGIEVIIAGAGGAAHLPGMVASATPLPVVGVPVPLARLDGMDSLLSIVQMPAGVPVATVSIGGARNAGLLAVRILASADRALRARMVRFQADLEQMVLEKDEALRNRLLGAD is encoded by the coding sequence GTGAACGCACCCGCCCCACGCGTCGGGGTCATCATGGGCAGCGACAGCGATTGGTCGGTGATGGCCGACGCCGCCGAAGCGCTCGCCGAGTTCGAGGTGGCCTTCGAGGTCGGCGTGGTCTCCGCGCACCGCACCCCCGGCCGCATGCTGGATTACGCGCGCACCGCCGCCGACCGGGGGATCGAGGTCATCATCGCCGGTGCCGGCGGGGCGGCCCACCTGCCGGGCATGGTGGCTTCGGCGACACCGTTGCCGGTCGTCGGCGTGCCGGTGCCGTTGGCCCGGCTGGACGGGATGGATTCGCTGCTGTCGATCGTGCAGATGCCCGCCGGGGTGCCGGTGGCCACGGTGTCGATCGGCGGCGCGCGCAACGCCGGACTGCTGGCCGTGCGGATCCTCGCTTCGGCCGACCGCGCGCTGCGGGCGCGCATGGTCCGGTTCCAGGCGGACCTCGAACAGATGGTGCTCGAGAAGGATGAAGCGCTGCGGAACCGGCTACTCGGTGCGGACTGA
- a CDS encoding 5-(carboxyamino)imidazole ribonucleotide synthase, producing the protein MPRHTPSTSSASSPPVVAMIGGGQLARMTHQAAIALGQTLRVLATGPQEPAAQVTPDVVIGSHTDLDALRRAAAGATVLTFDHEHVPTEALETLVAEGVNVAPPPAALVHAQDKLVMRRRLEAMGAPIPRYTAVDTVDDVVAFSSEVGGPVVLKTVRGGYDGRGVVLTADADEARDVAARYLADGVPILAEERVDMRRELAAVVARSPFGQGAAWPVVETVQRDGICVVVLAPAPELSDDLGSSAQQLGLKLAAELGVVGVLAVELFETIDGRLLVNELAMRPHNSGHWSMDGAVTSQFEQHVRAVLDYPLGDTSLLAPATVMANVLGAPQTPAMTMDERVHHLFARMPDAKVHLYGKGERPGRKIGHVNLTGDDPAVLRERAERAAHWLSHAEWTDGWDPHAEVREGISR; encoded by the coding sequence GTGCCGAGACATACTCCTTCCACCTCTTCGGCCTCTTCGCCACCAGTGGTGGCGATGATCGGCGGGGGTCAACTCGCCCGGATGACCCATCAGGCGGCGATCGCGCTCGGCCAGACCCTGCGGGTGCTCGCCACCGGCCCGCAGGAGCCGGCCGCCCAGGTGACCCCCGACGTGGTGATCGGATCGCATACCGACCTCGACGCGCTCCGCCGCGCGGCCGCCGGCGCGACCGTACTGACCTTCGACCACGAACACGTCCCCACCGAAGCCCTCGAGACGCTGGTTGCCGAGGGGGTGAACGTGGCGCCGCCGCCGGCCGCGCTGGTGCACGCGCAGGACAAGCTGGTGATGCGCAGGCGACTCGAAGCGATGGGTGCGCCGATCCCGCGCTACACCGCCGTCGACACCGTCGACGACGTCGTGGCCTTCTCGTCCGAGGTCGGTGGCCCGGTCGTGCTCAAAACGGTCCGCGGGGGATACGACGGCCGCGGTGTGGTGCTGACCGCCGACGCCGACGAGGCGCGCGACGTGGCCGCCCGCTATCTCGCCGACGGTGTGCCGATCCTGGCCGAGGAGCGTGTCGACATGCGCCGCGAGCTCGCGGCCGTGGTGGCCCGGTCACCGTTCGGGCAAGGTGCGGCGTGGCCGGTGGTCGAGACCGTGCAGCGCGACGGCATCTGCGTCGTGGTGCTGGCCCCGGCGCCGGAGTTGTCCGACGACCTGGGCTCGAGCGCCCAGCAGCTGGGGTTGAAGCTGGCCGCCGAACTCGGCGTGGTCGGGGTGCTCGCCGTCGAACTCTTCGAGACGATCGACGGCCGGCTGTTGGTCAACGAATTGGCGATGCGGCCGCACAACTCCGGGCACTGGAGCATGGACGGCGCGGTCACCAGCCAGTTCGAACAGCACGTCCGCGCGGTGCTGGACTATCCGCTCGGCGACACCTCGCTGCTCGCCCCGGCCACCGTGATGGCCAATGTCCTCGGGGCGCCGCAGACTCCGGCGATGACGATGGACGAACGGGTGCACCACCTTTTCGCCCGCATGCCGGACGCCAAGGTGCACCTGTACGGCAAGGGCGAGCGGCCCGGCCGCAAGATCGGCCACGTCAACCTCACCGGCGACGATCCGGCGGTGTTGCGTGAGCGGGCCGAGCGGGCCGCGCACTGGTTGTCCCACGCCGAGTGGACCGACGGATGGGATCCGCACGCCGAAGTCAGGGAAGGAATCTCGAGGTGA
- a CDS encoding GtrA family protein yields the protein MSFADATIKRLPGPIRPYAEQHHELIKFAIVGATTFVIDSAIFFTLKLTILEPKPVTAKIIAGIVAVIASYILNREWSFRDRGGRERHHEALLFFGFSGVGVLLSMLPLYFSSYVLGLRVPEVSLTIENIADFVSAYILGNLLQMAFRFWAFRRWVFPEEFGRNPDKALESTLTIGGIAEAMEDAAAHHTAPHGDAPGEGTVTPLRRSRRRSGLDQLGDSSDPRVSKTS from the coding sequence GTGTCTTTCGCCGATGCGACGATCAAGCGACTGCCGGGGCCCATCCGGCCGTACGCCGAGCAGCACCATGAGCTGATCAAGTTCGCCATCGTCGGCGCGACCACGTTCGTCATCGACTCGGCCATCTTCTTCACGCTCAAGCTGACGATTCTCGAGCCCAAGCCGGTGACGGCGAAGATCATCGCCGGCATCGTCGCGGTGATCGCCTCCTACATCCTCAATCGGGAGTGGAGCTTCCGCGACCGCGGTGGACGTGAGCGACATCACGAGGCGCTGTTGTTCTTCGGGTTCAGCGGTGTCGGCGTCCTGCTGAGCATGCTTCCGCTGTACTTCTCGAGCTACGTGCTGGGACTGCGCGTCCCCGAGGTGTCGCTGACGATCGAGAACATCGCCGACTTCGTCTCCGCCTACATCCTGGGCAATCTCCTGCAGATGGCCTTCCGGTTCTGGGCGTTCCGGCGGTGGGTGTTCCCCGAGGAGTTCGGCCGCAACCCGGACAAGGCGCTGGAGTCCACCCTCACCATCGGGGGGATCGCCGAGGCGATGGAGGATGCCGCCGCGCACCACACCGCCCCGCACGGCGATGCGCCCGGGGAGGGCACGGTCACCCCGTTACGGCGGTCCCGCCGGCGGTCCGGCCTCGATCAGCTCGGCGACTCTTCGGACCCCAGGGTGTCGAAGACCTCGTGA